A DNA window from Mytilus edulis chromosome 14, xbMytEdul2.2, whole genome shotgun sequence contains the following coding sequences:
- the LOC139502434 gene encoding chitin synthase chs-2-like isoform X3 codes for MELTVSSAEVWTPVRLRKIYAGLETAPVKDIDGTLINRPITLPEMQEDRYTSTQTLVQKDKKEPMPNGVINPAFDGSMDPVNIDGNTSWSDTSSDNMKIGGDSRASTLTRNIEAAAIEEEQQSQTENKYNTYPPKYVQHKDPIIDRPEVKLPANNSKWDVFRVTSRDKDSGIDDDYISIFRKIVKVITSIFLSIFIILMTMLSKSTLLLITSNVYKNVTLDCETSRSKEGIAIVTKCRRVPPDLPQREKYQLSQNVEVRWLWALFVVITTPYLFTFCKTLWRICFKKTRQPTLAVLGIVLVVETLHSIGICIFAFYVLPTIDSIRGLFLCFGVAVVPSLLKLFDCQGERGRKFYIVMADIVALIFQISVLTLWPVISILRGEKTAESWGILLSMILISLGWWENYVNKYTKLGKLGDKLKELKKNIRRMRTKIYAVVSAWKIILTLLLMTALMSTFKSSCLSVLFFHGNNNATDCPHMVYPLYVSNVQGASYYNDPFWTAILQIFACLLCYTLSKTACKIMLQVASFSLPLMLVAPIMAGVFMSDCESWKSGSQTNSIMPDYLQWTCDLHGISYDFLEKLISVYYLPVVIGWWLSFMWVTFHIWIPRVERLVQTERLFVQPLYCGVFLEQSLMLNRRRDDRDRDFRGSGKTKLKFMPDSPLAKTEAGYFDYNRPSVRKNPTPRIYVCATMWHETEREMKQILQSLFRLDNDQCARKNAQKFFDVVDPDYYEFEAHIFFDDAFEPHDDDEYEYHVNSFVKQFMRVLDTAASKVHNVNIKLPPPTKYPTPYGGRLEWTLPGNNKLSAHLKDKVKVRHKKRWSQVMYMYYLLGFKLLSEPLDSKRKQTLADNTYILALDGDVDFKPSAVQLLVDRMKKNEKVGAACGRIHPIGTGPMIWYQKFEYAVSHWLQKSTEHMIGCVLCSPGCFSLFRASALMDDNVMRKYTSVSTEARHYVQFDQGEDRWLCTLLLQQGYRVEYSAAADALTYAPEGFDEFYNQRRRWSPSTMANILDLLGDWKNVMRLNENISGLYIAYQLLLFLSSMVTPATIFLLVVGALNSAFQIDLITSLCINLVPLLLFLISCFTVQSKWQLLFAGILSLIYALVMMVVVVGLGLEMKLEGICSPTTIFMIFIVGIFIISAILHPQEFYCLLHGALYFLLIPSMSMLLMIYSICNLHVVSWGTRENAIAAQPDKPKTKKQDSKIASILNKFADNKNEETSSYAFSFGNLFKCLCCPKEPVNTVESKFAQVLASIENLEQKIVKQQPNDVNKPEAEEMIRKASEKKEVEAGVRYNPIFQQKALPHEADTPYWIHDPDIGHGNIRYINKEEKHFWKELIRQYLYPLQSDAQQQKKMQTDLIQLRNKASLMFFMLNALFVIIIFSLQYSNAITGAGLTIPLPCKDTEGKYLKLEPISMFFMAVFGIALLIQFISMIFHRLGTFLHIMASTEVNCMRPNQNEVASMDITSKVQLVKEMQRFEDDEDARSISTIGSDGEEDSSVTMDDSPKVKRKKTIKKLLRNKRRDKPVSGNLGGKFLKNFLDLANDLEKEGSKKETSVKEETGRKRSRGSRKRSKKALKAIELLEQNKENKESILTKAEAIKDKWQKLAKSARPESSGSGDKWGSLLRSVIGQSRTSLNTISEDDKRSSWFRSIGKKMKRTNSDFSLPDLGSWSNRNSYAEPILNIISDELEPVDMEVGATSKTIPVSKSAGTSKNETRAIIELKTEQKNENIYDTADFIPSEVNTDSESDSDISVMKSDSTSKSDSSQPQMSIQLQDIELKSSENNDIGKLQKGDTQL; via the exons ATGGAATTAACAGTATCGTCTGCTGAAGTCTGGACTCCAGTACGTTTGAGGAAAATTTATGCCGGTCTT gaAACTGCCCCTGTCAAAGATATTGATGGTACACTAATCAACAGACCTATTACGTTACCAGAAATGCAGGAAGATCGCTATACTAGCACTCAAACACTTGTTCAGAAAGACAAGAAAGAG CCTATGCCAAATGGTGTCATAAACCCAGCGTTTGACGGTTCAATGGATCCGGTAAACATCGACGGAAATACCTCCTGGAGCGACACCAGTAGTGACAACATGAAAATAGGAGGAGATTCAAGGGCATCAACTCTTACTAGAAATATTGAAGCAGCAGCCATTGAGGAAGAACAGCAATCTCAGACCGAAAATAAGTACAACACTTATCCTCCTAAATATGTACA acacAAAGATCCAATTATAGACAGACCCGAGGTCAAACTTCCAGCCAATAATTCAAAATGGGATGTTTTTCGGGTAACATCTAGAGACAAAGACTCAGGCATAGATGATGATTACATTAGCATCTTTAGAAAAATTGTCAAGGTCATCACAAGCatatttctttcaattttcaTCATACTCATGACAATGCTCAGCAAAAGTACATTATTACTTATAACTTCAAACGTTTATAAGAATGTGACATTAGATTGTGAAACTTCTCGATCAAAAGAAGGCATTGCAATAGTAACAAAATGCCGACGTGTTCCGCCTGACCTACCGCAAAGAGAAAAGTATCAACTTTCACAGAATGTAGAAGTTCGATGGTTGTGGGCTTTGTTTGTTGTGATAACGACgccatatttgtttacattttgtaaaacGTTATGGAGGATATGTTTCAAGAAGACAAGACAGCCAACTCTTGCAGTTCTAGGAATa gttTTAGTTGTAGAAACCTTACATTCAATTGGAATTTGTATCTTTGCGTTTTATGTGCTACCAACAATTGATTCGATACGGGGTCTCTTTCTATGCTTCGGTGTGGCTGTCGTTCCATCGTTACTGAAACTATTTGATTGTCAGGGTGAAAGAGGACGTAAGTTTTATATCGTAATGGCAGACATAGTCGCACTAATATTTCAAATATCGGTTTTGACACTATGGCCAGTAATTAGCATACTTCGTGGTGAGAAGACAGCTGAGAGTTGGGGTATTCTATTGTCTATGATTCTTATATCGCTCGGTTGGTGGGAGAACTACGttaacaaatatacaaaacttGGAAAGCTTGGTGACAAGTTGAAGGAATTGAAGAAAAATATTCGAAGAATGAGAACAAAAATTTACGCGGTTGTTAGCGCGTGGAAAATTATTCTAACATTGTTGTTGATGACTGCTCTTATGAGTACGTTCAAATCGTCGTgtctttcagttttattttttcatggaAATAATAATGCAACAGACTGCCCACATATGGTATATCCACTGTATGTTTCTAACGTTCAAGGAGCGAGTTACTACAACGACCCATTTTGGACCGCCATTTTACAGATTTTTGCTTGCCTTTTGTGTTACACACTTTCGAAAACTGCGTGTAAAATAATGCTACAAGTTGCGAGCTTTTCGTTACCGTTAATGCTGGTTGCACCAATAATGGCAGGTGTTTTTATGAGTGATTGTGAATCTTGGAAATCTGGAAGTCAAACGAATTCTATAATGCCAGATTATTTACAGTGGACATGCGATCTACATGGAATTTCTTATGATTTCCTGGAAAAGTTGATTTCAGTTTATTATCTTCCGGTGGTTATTGGATGGTGGTTGTCCTTTATGTGGGTGACATTTCACATCTGGATTCCAAGAGTTGAAAGGCTGGTTCAGACTGAAAG GCTGTTCGTACAACCTCTGTATTGTGGTGTTTTCTTGGAACAGTCGTTGATGTTGAATCGGAGACGAGATGATAGGGACAGAGATTTTCGAGGATCTGGCAAG ACAAAATTGAAGTTTATGCCAGACAGTCCTTTGGCGAAAACTGAGGCCGGATATTTTGACTATAACAGACCTTCTGTAAGGAAAAATCCCACACCAAGGATATACGTATGTGCAACTATGTGGCACGAGACAGAAAGGGAAATGAAACAGATTTTACAGTCTTTATTCAG aCTGGACAATGATCAATGTGCAAGAAAGAATGCACAGAAATTTTTCGATGTCGTGGATCCTGACTATTACGAATTTGAAG CACATATTTTCTTTGATGACGCATTTGAGCCACATGACGATGATGAGTATGAGTACCATGTAAATAGCTTTGTAAAACAATTTATGAGGGTACTAGATACTGCAGCAAG CAAAGTACATAATGTAAACATAAAGCTTCCGCCTCCAACTAAATACCCGACACCTTATGGCGGCAGATTGGAATGGACCTTACCAGGGAATAATAAACTCAGTGCTCACCTCAAAGATAAAGTGAAAGTACGACACAAGAAAAGATGGAGCCAG GTTATGTACATGTACTATCTACTTGGCTTCAAGCTCTTGTCAGAACCTCTAGATTCAAAACGTAAACAGACACTTGCTGATAATACATACATACTAGCTTTAGATGGAGATGTCGATTTCAAACCTTCTGCTGTCCAATTACTTGTTGACAGAATgaagaaaaatgaaaaagtgGGCGCGGCTTGTGGGCGTATTCATCCGATTGGAACAG gACCAATGATATGGTACCAGAAATTTGAATATGCTGTCAGCCATTGGCTACAAAAGTCTACTGAACACATGATTGGCTGTGTGTTGTGCAGCCCCGGATGTTTCTCCCTGTTTAGAGCCTCAGCTTTAATGGATGACAATGTCATGAGGAAATACACATCTGTTTCAACAGAAGCCAGGCATTACGTTCAGTTTGATCAAG GTGAAGATCGTTGGTTGTGTACTCTGTTGTTACAACAAGGATATAGAGTGGAATATTCCGCCGCGGCTGATGCTTTAACCTATGCCCCGGAAGGATTTGACGAATTTTATAATCAAAGACGAAGATGGTCTCCATCTACAATGGCAAACATACTGGATCTTTTGGGCGATTGGAAAAATGTAATGAGACTGAATGAAAACATTTCCGGTCTATATATAGCCTATCAACTGCTGCTATTTCTGTCGTCAATGGTTACACCTGCAACTATTTTCCTATTGGTTGTTGGTGCACTCAACTCAGCATTCCAAATTGATTTGATAACATCACTGTGTATAAACTTAGTTCCATTGCTTTTGTTTCTGATTTCTTGTTTCACAGTCCAAAGTAAATGGCAG CTTCTTTTTGCTGGGATACTGTCTCTGATTTATGCATTAGTGATGATGGTTGTTGTTGTTGGCCTCGGTTTGGAGATGAAACTTGAAGGAATTTGTTCACCAACCACTATTTTCATGATATTTATAGTCGGAATATTCATTATATCTGCAATATTACATCCACAAGAATTTTACTGTTTGCTTCATGGAGCACTGTACTTCTTACTGATTCCAAGCATGTCTATGCTGTTAATGATTTACTCTATATGTAACTTGCATGTCGTTTCATGGGGTACCAGGGAAAATGCAATAGCAGCTCAGCCGGATAAACCAAAAACCAAAAAGCAGGACAGTAAAATTGCATcgattttaaataaatttgcagataacaaaaatgaggaaaccAGTAGTTATGCCTTTTCCTTTGGGAATTTATTTAAGTGTTTGTGTTGTCCAAAGGAACCAGTTAATACAGTAGAATCGAAATTTGCACAAGTACTTGCATCAATAGAAAATCTTGAGCAGAAAATTGTTAAACAACAACCTAATGATGTGAACAAACCAGAAGCCGAGGAGATGATACGGAAAGCTAGTGAAAAGAAGGAAGTAGAAGCAGGCGTAAGAT ATAATCCAATATTTCAACAAAAAGCGCTTCCCCATGAAGCCGATACGCCATATTGGATTCACGATCCTGATATTGGTCATGGAAACATTCGTTACATTAACAAAGAAGAGAAACATTTTTGGAAGGAGCTGATTCGCCAGTATTTATATCCTCTTCAATCTGATGCGcaacaacagaaaaaaatgcaAACAGATTTGATACAATTAAGAAATAAAGCAAGCCTGATGTTCTTTATGTTAAATGCCTTATTTGTCATCATCATCTTTAGTTTGCAGTATTCAAATGCTATCACTGGTGCTGGCCTCACCATTCCTCTTCCTTGTAAAGATACTGAAGGAAAATACTTGAAACTAGAACCTATTTCTATGTTTTTCATGGCTGTGTTTGGGATTGCGCTGCTTATTCAGTTTATATCGATGATATTTCACCGACTGGGTACATTTTTGCATATAATGGCGTCGACGGAAGTCAACTGTATGAGGCCGAATCAGAACGAGGTTGCATCAATGGATATTACAAGCAAAGTGCAACTCGTTAAGGAAATGCAAAGGTTTGAGGATGACGAAGATGCCCGCTCTATTTCAACGATAGGTAGCGATGGTGAAGAAGATAGCAGTGTGACAATGGATGATTCACCGAAAGTAAAACGaaagaaaaccattaaaaaaCTTCTGAGAAATAAACGCAGGGACAAGCCTGTCTCTGGAAATCTAGGtggaaaatttttgaaaaatttcctTGATTTAGCCAACGATCTAGAAAAAGAAGGCAGTAAGAAAGAAACTTCTGTTAAGGAAGAAACAGGTCGCAAAAGGAGCAGAGGAAGCAGGAAGCGAAGTAAAAAAGCACTAAAAGCGATTGAACTATtggaacaaaataaagaaaataaagaaagtaTACTTACAAAAGCGGAAGCCATTAAAGACAAATGGCAAAAACTTGCTAAATCAGCTCGACCAGAAAGTTCTGGTTCAGGAGACAAATGGGGATCTCTTCTCAGATCCGTTATTGGTCAGTCCCGAACGAGCCTCAATACGATATCGGAAGATGATAAACGAAGTTCATGGTTCCGAAGTAtagggaaaaaaatgaaaaggacaaatagCGACTTTTCTTTACCGGACCTTGGGTCTTGGTCGAATAGAAATAGCTATGCTGAACCAATCTTAAATATAATTAGTGACGAATTAGAGCCAGTTGATATGGAAGTAGGTGCTACGTCAAAAACTATTCCAGTATCCAAATCTGCCGGAACTAGTAAAAATGAAACAAGGGCGATAATCGAACTTAAAACTGAGCAGAAAAATGAGAACATATACGATACGGCAGATTTTATTCCATCTGAAGTGAATACTGACAGTGAATCAGATTCTGACATTTCTGTAATGAAGAGTGATTCAACTTCTAAATCAGACTCTTCTCAACCCCAAATGTCAATACAATTACAAGATATTGAACTTAAGTCTTCTGAAAACAATGACATTGGTAAACTTCAAAAAGGTGATACACAATTATAA